A single genomic interval of Gammaproteobacteria bacterium harbors:
- a CDS encoding helix-turn-helix domain-containing protein — translation MDQASRKKRSADFQSSADYVQSLERGLAVIRAFGSQCPAMTLSEVSTLTGLSRAVVRRQLLTLAHLGYVRQDGRSFALTPRVLELGYGFLGSQAYPEIARPPMEALSRRVNESCSLGVLDGDAVVYMQRVPVRKVMTVALGIGARLPAFCTSMGRVLLAGLDDPTLDAWLATLELRKVSEHTCTDPRQLRRLIRRVRLDGHAYVEQELERGLCSIAVPLRNPAGTVVAALNVGMPYRDEARPRALGEVLPALRDTALEIERLAGPRFPAGPGSASQPRANLPRSA, via the coding sequence ATGGATCAAGCAAGCCGGAAAAAACGCTCCGCCGATTTCCAGAGCAGCGCGGACTACGTGCAGTCACTGGAGCGCGGCCTGGCAGTGATCCGCGCCTTTGGCAGCCAGTGTCCGGCGATGACGCTCAGCGAGGTGTCCACGCTCACCGGCCTGTCACGCGCCGTGGTGCGGCGCCAGTTGCTCACGCTGGCACACTTGGGCTATGTGCGTCAGGACGGGCGCAGCTTCGCACTCACCCCCCGCGTGCTCGAACTCGGTTACGGCTTCCTGGGATCGCAGGCTTATCCCGAAATCGCCAGGCCACCGATGGAAGCCCTGTCGCGACGGGTGAACGAATCCTGCTCGCTCGGTGTGCTCGACGGCGACGCCGTGGTGTACATGCAGCGCGTGCCGGTGCGCAAGGTCATGACCGTCGCGCTCGGCATCGGTGCCCGGCTGCCGGCCTTCTGCACTTCGATGGGCCGGGTCCTGCTCGCGGGGCTCGATGATCCGACGCTCGATGCCTGGCTCGCCACGCTCGAGCTGCGCAAGGTCAGCGAACACACCTGTACCGATCCGCGGCAACTGCGCCGCCTGATCCGCCGCGTGCGCCTCGACGGCCATGCCTATGTCGAGCAGGAACTCGAGCGCGGGCTGTGCTCGATCGCGGTGCCGCTGCGCAACCCCGCGGGCACCGTGGTCGCGGCCCTGAACGTGGGCATGCCCTATCGCGACGAGGCGCGCCCGCGCGCGCTCGGCGAGGTGCTGCCGGCGCTGCGCGACACCGCGCTCGAGATCGAACGCCTTGCCGGTCCACGCTTCCCCGCCGGCCCCGGCAGTGCGTCACAGCCGCGCGCCAACCTGCCGAGGAGCGCTTGA
- a CDS encoding TonB-dependent receptor, with translation MPMKRIKKNNSSVFARLPLAAAIVALSPLSLAQQAVPRGQLEEVIVTAQKRSESMQDVPISIQALGNQKLTELNVHDFEDFSKMMPSVSVQSFGPGLSLVYMRGVASGGDGNHSGSSPSVGTYLDEQPITTITGALDIHIYDIARVEALAGPQGTLYGASSQAGTIRIITNKPELGEFSAGYGLEGNTVEDGDQGYLGEGYVNLPISDNAAIRLVGWAKHDAGYIDNVGGRRGYRALGVVSENSKYADNDYNDVDTYGGRASLRIDLNDSWTITPTLMGQSQSVNGVFAQDNTLGDRQVMHFSKDGSDDQWYQAGLTIEGRIGNFDLVYAGAYLKRDVEGELDYSDYSFWYNEYFVNSPDYANDYHCYLLFDTANSGYCGNPSQYIQSEDNFEKQSHELRVSSPSDKRLRFVAGLFWQDQFHDIEQRYMVNDIPVSREVTGWPDTVWLTKQERDDQDEAIFGEITYDITEQFSITGGTRFFRTNNDLKGFFGYGLEFPYSGGGGERNCVDEADFNGAPCTVFNKKTDEDDNISKVNLTYHITDDHMVYATWSEGYRAGGLNRRGTLPPYSSDTLTNYELGWKTTWFDNTLSFNGAVFQEEWEDFQFSILGPNGLTEIRNAAQAKINGLEVELNWAATEAFTLSGGFALYDAYLSENYCGFTNSSGSPVTNCAVAEAPEYQELPVTAESKGNITGRYTFNVAGYDAYTQATVVYEGSRESDLRTVERGILGKMDAYTLVDLSTGASWCDDTYSVELYVKNLTDENAETNKYAQCAEGICGAQVYSGVIQPRTVGLRFAQQF, from the coding sequence ATGCCGATGAAACGCATCAAGAAAAACAATTCTTCCGTATTCGCAAGGCTGCCGCTGGCCGCTGCGATCGTTGCGCTCAGCCCGCTGTCGCTTGCCCAGCAAGCTGTGCCACGAGGCCAGCTCGAGGAGGTGATCGTTACCGCACAGAAGCGCTCGGAGAGCATGCAGGACGTACCGATCAGCATTCAGGCCCTGGGCAACCAGAAGCTCACCGAGCTGAACGTGCACGATTTCGAGGACTTCTCGAAGATGATGCCGAGCGTCTCGGTACAGAGCTTTGGCCCCGGCCTGTCGCTGGTGTACATGCGCGGCGTGGCCAGCGGCGGCGACGGCAACCATTCGGGTTCCTCACCGAGCGTGGGCACCTATCTCGACGAGCAGCCGATCACGACGATTACCGGCGCGCTCGATATCCATATCTACGATATCGCGCGGGTCGAGGCACTGGCCGGCCCGCAGGGCACGCTGTACGGCGCCAGCTCGCAGGCCGGCACCATCCGCATCATCACCAACAAGCCGGAACTCGGCGAGTTCTCGGCGGGATACGGGCTGGAAGGCAATACCGTCGAGGATGGCGACCAGGGTTATCTCGGTGAAGGCTATGTCAATCTGCCGATATCCGACAACGCGGCGATCCGCCTGGTCGGCTGGGCCAAGCACGATGCCGGCTACATCGACAATGTCGGCGGCCGGCGCGGTTATCGCGCACTGGGCGTCGTCAGCGAGAACTCGAAATATGCCGACAACGACTACAACGATGTCGACACGTATGGCGGGCGCGCATCCTTGCGTATCGATCTGAACGACAGCTGGACAATCACACCCACGCTGATGGGTCAGAGCCAGTCGGTGAACGGCGTATTCGCCCAGGACAACACGCTGGGCGACCGCCAGGTCATGCACTTCTCCAAGGACGGGTCGGATGACCAGTGGTACCAGGCGGGCCTCACGATCGAAGGACGGATCGGCAATTTCGACCTGGTCTATGCCGGTGCCTACCTGAAGCGCGATGTCGAGGGAGAACTCGACTACAGCGATTACTCGTTCTGGTACAACGAGTATTTCGTCAACAGTCCCGACTATGCCAACGACTACCATTGCTACCTGCTGTTCGATACCGCGAACAGCGGCTACTGCGGCAATCCCAGCCAGTACATCCAGAGCGAGGACAATTTCGAGAAGCAGAGCCATGAACTGCGCGTTTCCTCGCCCTCCGACAAGCGCCTGCGATTCGTGGCCGGCCTGTTCTGGCAGGACCAGTTCCATGATATCGAGCAGCGCTACATGGTGAACGATATCCCGGTTTCGCGGGAAGTCACCGGCTGGCCCGACACGGTGTGGCTAACCAAGCAGGAACGCGATGACCAGGACGAGGCGATCTTCGGCGAGATCACCTACGACATCACCGAGCAATTCAGCATCACCGGCGGTACCCGCTTTTTCAGGACCAACAATGACCTGAAGGGCTTCTTCGGCTATGGTCTGGAGTTCCCGTACAGCGGTGGTGGCGGTGAGCGCAACTGCGTCGATGAAGCCGATTTCAACGGTGCGCCCTGCACGGTATTCAACAAGAAGACCGACGAGGACGACAATATCAGCAAGGTGAACCTGACCTACCACATAACCGATGACCATATGGTGTACGCGACCTGGTCGGAGGGTTATCGTGCGGGCGGCCTCAACCGCCGCGGCACCCTTCCACCGTACAGTTCGGACACCCTCACAAACTATGAACTGGGCTGGAAAACCACCTGGTTCGACAACACGCTGAGCTTCAACGGTGCCGTATTCCAGGAGGAATGGGAAGACTTCCAGTTCTCGATCCTCGGCCCCAACGGCCTGACGGAAATCCGCAATGCCGCGCAGGCGAAGATCAACGGGCTCGAGGTCGAGCTGAACTGGGCTGCAACCGAGGCGTTCACGCTCTCGGGCGGGTTTGCGCTGTATGACGCCTACCTGTCCGAGAATTATTGCGGATTCACCAACTCCAGCGGCTCGCCGGTGACCAACTGCGCGGTTGCCGAAGCACCGGAATACCAGGAGCTCCCGGTCACCGCCGAGAGCAAGGGGAACATCACCGGGCGCTATACCTTCAACGTAGCGGGCTACGATGCCTACACCCAGGCGACGGTGGTCTACGAAGGCAGCCGCGAGTCCGACCTGCGCACCGTCGAACGCGGCATTCTCGGCAAGATGGACGCCTACACCCTGGTCGACCTGTCGACCGGAGCGAGCTGGTGTGATGACACCTACAGCGTGGAACTGTATGTGAAGAACCTGACCGACGAAAACGCCGAGACCAACAAGTACGCACAGTGCGCCGAGGGAATCTGTGGCGCGCAGGTCTATTCGGGCGTGATCCAGCCACGCACCGTGGGCCTGCGGTTTGCACAGCAGTTCTGA
- a CDS encoding M20/M25/M40 family metallo-hydrolase — protein sequence MRIRHMLPLLVLVASAHAAPAAVAPEIQARAILEHAVNTRTVAGAAQVPVLAAWLADQLRASGFAPGDIEIQPYGETAALIARYRGAGNGAPLVLSAHMDVVEANPSDWERDPFVLTEENGFLYGRGVMDNKFELSMVVATLARFKREGYVPARDIVLALSGDEETTMISTRGITPQLRGAWLVINTDGDANPLGSDGKPLAFKLQAAEKTYASFELRAHNPGGHSSRPQPDNAIYQLAHALVRLQQHEFPLQLNEVTRAYLGGLASQAQGAQRAAMEQLAKDPHDAQAGALLSADPEYVGILRTTCVATMLNAGHAENALPQRAVATVNCRILPGTPIDSVRDTLVQLIADPAIEVELLDRYPEAPASPLRDEVTTALRKAVDIRYPGLQILPSMAAGASDSMYFRAAGIDSYCVTSLFMHPEDDYAHGLNERVPADAIAPSLAFWNVLLRELAASP from the coding sequence ATGCGCATTCGACACATGCTTCCGCTGCTGGTACTGGTTGCGTCGGCCCATGCCGCCCCAGCCGCCGTGGCCCCGGAAATACAGGCCCGCGCCATTCTCGAACATGCGGTCAATACGCGAACCGTGGCCGGCGCGGCACAGGTCCCGGTGCTCGCGGCCTGGCTTGCGGACCAATTGCGCGCCAGCGGTTTCGCGCCCGGCGATATCGAAATCCAGCCCTACGGTGAAACCGCGGCGCTGATCGCCCGCTACCGCGGAGCCGGCAACGGCGCCCCGCTGGTGCTCTCGGCGCACATGGATGTGGTCGAGGCAAATCCCTCGGACTGGGAGCGCGATCCCTTTGTGCTGACCGAGGAGAACGGGTTCCTCTACGGGCGCGGCGTGATGGACAACAAGTTCGAGCTCAGCATGGTGGTGGCCACCCTGGCGCGCTTCAAGCGCGAGGGCTATGTGCCGGCGCGCGATATCGTGCTGGCACTGAGCGGTGACGAGGAAACCACCATGATCAGCACGCGCGGGATTACCCCGCAGCTGCGCGGCGCCTGGCTGGTGATCAATACCGACGGAGATGCCAATCCTCTGGGCAGCGACGGCAAGCCGCTGGCATTCAAGCTCCAGGCCGCGGAAAAAACCTACGCCAGTTTCGAGTTGCGCGCGCACAATCCCGGCGGACATTCGAGCCGCCCGCAGCCCGACAATGCGATCTACCAACTCGCGCACGCCCTGGTTCGCCTGCAGCAGCACGAGTTTCCGCTGCAATTGAACGAGGTCACCCGCGCCTACCTCGGTGGGCTGGCGAGCCAGGCACAAGGCGCGCAGCGCGCGGCGATGGAGCAACTGGCGAAAGATCCGCACGATGCGCAGGCCGGCGCCCTGCTCAGCGCAGACCCTGAATACGTGGGCATCCTGCGCACCACCTGCGTGGCCACGATGCTGAATGCGGGGCACGCGGAAAACGCGCTGCCGCAACGCGCCGTCGCCACCGTCAATTGCCGCATCCTCCCCGGCACCCCGATAGACAGCGTGCGCGACACGCTGGTGCAGCTGATCGCGGACCCCGCGATAGAGGTCGAACTGCTCGATCGCTACCCGGAAGCACCGGCCTCGCCGTTGCGCGACGAGGTCACCACCGCCCTGCGCAAGGCAGTGGATATCCGCTACCCGGGATTGCAGATCCTGCCAAGCATGGCGGCCGGCGCCAGCGACAGCATGTACTTCCGCGCGGCCGGCATCGACAGCTACTGCGTGACCAGCCTGTTCATGCATCCCGAGGACGATTATGCGCACGGGCTGAACGAGCGCGTACCGGCGGATGCGATTGCACCCTCGCTCGCATTCTGGAACGTGCTGCTGCGCGAACTGGCCGCGAGCCCCTGA